The Candidatus Methylomirabilota bacterium DNA window CTACGCGCGCGACGGCGAGACGGCCCTGGTCGCCCGCCGGCGCGACGTCGCCGACCTCGCCGCGAAGCTCGAGCGGCTCGTGACCGACGCCGGGCTGCGCGGGAGGCTCGCCGCGGCGGGCCAGCGGCTCGTCACGACGGCGTTCGACTGGGACCGCGCGGTCGCGCGGATGGAAGCGATCTTCGCCGGCGCGCGGCGCTGAGGGAGGCGGGTGTGGCGCCGCGGTCAGCCGCGGGGCGGCCGGTCGCCGCCGAGGGCGATGACGGCCGGGCGGCCGTCGAGCGTGGTCGCGAGCACGCAGAGCTCGCGCTCCAGCTCGGTGAGCCGCGCCGCCAGGCGCTCGCGCTCCTCGTTGAGGGTTCGGGCGAGCGACGCCACGTGCTCGAGGAGCCGGCGCTCGGGCTCGGCGATGATCGTGGCGTTCATGCCCCTGGCAGATGAGCAAGAAGAATGCCGGAGGCCCGACGCGTTGGGTGACGCCACTTTCACCGCGCCGCCTCGCGAGCAGCCTGACACCCGCCGCGCGCCCGCCCGCCACCGTGACACGCTCGCTCCGGGCGGACTCGGTCGCGCGTGCTAAGATTGGTTGCGGCATGCCGATTTACGAGTACGAGTGCCACGACTGTCGCCGCCGGGTGAGCCTCCTCGTGCTCCGGCCGTCGGCCGCCCCCGTCCCGACCTGCCCCCGCTGTCACGGATCCAACCTCGCCCGCGTGATGTCGCGCTTCGCCACCGTGCGCTCGGAAGACGAGCGCCTCGAGTCGCTGGCCGACGCGTCGAGCTTCGGCGACCTGAACGAGGAGGACCCCGCGAGCGTCGCCCGCTTCATGAAGAAGATGGGCAAGGAGTTCGGTGACGACCTCGGCGACGACTTCGAATCCGCCGTGGACGAGGCGCTCGCAGAGGGTGAACCGGGAGGGCAGGGAGAGGCGCCCGCCCCCGGCGCGTCGGAGTCCGTGGACGCCGACGGCGCATCCGACGATCTGTGATGGGCCGCCCGAGGCTCGTCGCATGAAAGTCGAGGTCGCGGACCGTCTCGAGGCGGTCGGCGCCGCGACGTGGGAGCGGCTCCACGCCGCCACGCGCCTGCGCTCGCCCTTCCTCACGTGGACCTGGCAGTCCCACTGGGCGCGGGCCTTCGTCGCGGATCGCCGGGTCGAGGTCCATCGCGTCATGGACGGCGAGGGGGGCCTGGTCGCCGCGCTTCCGCTCTACGAGGCGTCGCCCGGCGTCTTCGAGACGATCGGCGGCGCCGACGTGTCGGACTACCTCGACCTCGTGGCGGTCGCGGGGCGCGAGGAGGAGGCGTGGACCGCGCTGCTCGAGGCGCGGGGCGCAGAGCCGGTCGAGTGGCGTCTCCACGCCGTCCCGGCGGACTCGCCGACGGTCACCGCCCTGCCGCGCCTCGCGCGCGCCTGCGGGCTCGCCGCCGAGGCGGTCGTCGAGGATCGATGTCCCGTGCTGACGCTGCCCGCCACGTGGGACGCGTACCTCGCGGGGCTCGGCGGCAAGCACCGCCACGAGCTCGGCCGCAAGATGCGGCGCCTCGAGCGCGAGGCGCCGGAGGCGCGCGCGTCCTGCGCCCACCGCCCCGCCGACGTGACGGCGCGGCTCGGCGACTTCTTCGACCTCCACCGGCGCTCGCGCGCGGGCAAAGCGCGCTTCATGGACCCCCGCATGGAGGCCTTCTTCCGCGAGGCCGTGACGGCGCTGGCCGAGCGGGGCGCCGCGCGCCTCTGGTTCCTCGACACCGCCTCGGGTCCGATCGCCTCGTTCGTCGTGCTCGAGTGGGGCGACACGGTCGGGCTCTACAATTCCGGATTCCACCCCGACGGCGCCGCGCTCTCGCCCGGCGTCGTGCTCCTGGGCCACCTGATCCGCGACGCGATCGAGCGCGGCCGGCGCCGGTTCGACTTCCTCCGCGGCGAGGAGCGCTACAAGTACGAGTTCGAGCCCGTCCCCGAAGAGGTCTACGGGGTGAAAGTCGGGCGGCGGCCGTGAACCTCCGCGTCGCGATGCTCAGCATCCACACCTGCCCGCTCGCCGCGCTCGGCGCGAAAGAGACGGGCGGCATGAACGTCTACGTGCGCGAGCTCTCGCGCGAGCTCGGGCGGATGGGCGTCGAGGTGGACGTCTTCACCCGCTCGCAGAACGCGGCGATCCCGCGCGTCGTCCGGATGGGCGAGCAGGTGCAGGTGATCCACTTGCCGGCGGGACCCGAGGCCCCGATGGCGCGCGCCGAGATCCACGGCCACCTCGACGAGTTCGTGGACGGGATCGAGGCGTGGCGGCTCACGCGCGGCGTCGAGTACGACCTGATCCACGCCCACTACTGGCTCTCGGGCGTCGCCGCGCTTGCGCTCCGCGACCGCTGGGGGGTCCCCGTGCTCCAGATGTTCCACACCCTCGGCCGGCCGAAGAACCGCGCGGCGCGGAGCGCGGGCGAGCTCGAGCCCGCGATCCGGCT harbors:
- a CDS encoding glycosyltransferase — protein: YARDGETALVARRRDVADLAAKLERLVTDAGLRGRLAAAGQRLVTTAFDWDRAVARMEAIFAGARR
- a CDS encoding zinc ribbon domain-containing protein; amino-acid sequence: MPIYEYECHDCRRRVSLLVLRPSAAPVPTCPRCHGSNLARVMSRFATVRSEDERLESLADASSFGDLNEEDPASVARFMKKMGKEFGDDLGDDFESAVDEALAEGEPGGQGEAPAPGASESVDADGASDDL
- a CDS encoding GNAT family N-acetyltransferase, which encodes MKVEVADRLEAVGAATWERLHAATRLRSPFLTWTWQSHWARAFVADRRVEVHRVMDGEGGLVAALPLYEASPGVFETIGGADVSDYLDLVAVAGREEEAWTALLEARGAEPVEWRLHAVPADSPTVTALPRLARACGLAAEAVVEDRCPVLTLPATWDAYLAGLGGKHRHELGRKMRRLEREAPEARASCAHRPADVTARLGDFFDLHRRSRAGKARFMDPRMEAFFREAVTALAERGAARLWFLDTASGPIASFVVLEWGDTVGLYNSGFHPDGAALSPGVVLLGHLIRDAIERGRRRFDFLRGEERYKYEFEPVPEEVYGVKVGRRP